A window of Streptomyces gilvosporeus contains these coding sequences:
- a CDS encoding PucR family transcriptional regulator has protein sequence MPHTLASLVNHTALKLTVLAGQDGLDVPVRWAHASELIDPVPYMEGGELLLITALKLDAQDPEATRRYVRRVAQAGVIGLGFAVGVNYEEVPEALVQAARQEGLPLLGVPRRTPFIAISKAVSAAVAADQYRAVTAGFEAQRELTRAALSAEGPAELLARLAAHLDGWAALYDASGAVVAAAPDWAARRAARLTEDVARLRERPAPASSVVSDTDGDDRVELQSLGTGRRARGVLAVGTAAPLGTAERYAVHSAVALLTLTTERSRALQDAEQRLGAAVLKMLLAGEPDHARAVAGRLYGGLLDAPFRVVVAEPVPADDQAAAGQGQGGTPAVLEALADAMDSAASRTGEAVLAVPDNSRLIVLVADGGAAADACAAFAAAAQARAGSQPRNGARPARGGTGRTEQLAVGLSAPAGPTAAATAYRQAEAALHVARRRGRTLVEHEDVAAGSVLPLLADDAVRAFADGLLRALREHDATGRGDLVASLRAWLARHGQWDAAAADLGVHRHTLRYRMRRVEEILGRSLDDADVRMELWLALKATSAPPEE, from the coding sequence ATGCCCCACACCCTGGCTTCCCTGGTCAACCACACCGCGCTCAAGCTGACCGTGCTCGCGGGTCAGGACGGGCTGGACGTGCCGGTGCGCTGGGCGCATGCCAGTGAGCTGATCGATCCGGTGCCCTACATGGAGGGCGGGGAGCTGCTGCTGATCACCGCGCTCAAACTGGACGCGCAGGATCCGGAGGCCACCCGTCGGTACGTGCGCCGGGTGGCGCAGGCGGGGGTGATCGGGCTCGGCTTCGCCGTCGGGGTGAACTACGAGGAAGTGCCCGAGGCGCTGGTGCAGGCGGCGCGGCAGGAGGGGCTGCCGTTGCTGGGGGTGCCGCGCCGGACGCCGTTCATCGCCATCAGCAAGGCGGTCTCGGCCGCGGTCGCCGCCGACCAGTACCGGGCGGTGACCGCCGGCTTCGAGGCGCAGCGGGAGCTGACCCGGGCGGCCCTCAGCGCCGAGGGCCCGGCCGAGCTGCTGGCGCGGCTGGCCGCGCATCTGGACGGCTGGGCGGCGCTGTACGACGCGTCGGGAGCCGTGGTGGCCGCCGCACCGGACTGGGCGGCCCGCCGCGCGGCCCGCCTGACCGAGGACGTGGCGCGGCTGCGCGAGCGGCCCGCACCCGCCAGTTCCGTGGTGAGCGACACGGACGGCGACGACCGGGTGGAGCTCCAGTCGCTCGGTACGGGCCGGCGGGCGCGCGGGGTGCTGGCGGTGGGCACCGCGGCGCCGCTGGGCACCGCCGAGCGCTACGCCGTGCACTCCGCCGTGGCGCTGCTCACCCTCACCACCGAGCGCTCCCGCGCCCTCCAGGACGCCGAGCAGCGCCTGGGCGCCGCGGTCCTCAAAATGCTGCTCGCCGGGGAGCCGGACCATGCCCGGGCGGTGGCCGGCCGGCTCTACGGCGGGCTGCTGGACGCCCCGTTCCGGGTGGTGGTGGCCGAGCCGGTCCCGGCCGACGACCAGGCGGCCGCCGGGCAGGGGCAAGGCGGCACACCGGCCGTCCTGGAGGCGCTCGCCGATGCGATGGACTCGGCCGCTTCCCGCACCGGCGAGGCGGTGCTCGCCGTACCGGACAACAGCCGGCTGATCGTGCTGGTCGCGGACGGCGGCGCCGCCGCGGACGCCTGCGCCGCCTTCGCCGCCGCGGCCCAGGCCCGCGCCGGATCGCAGCCCCGGAACGGTGCCCGCCCGGCGCGCGGCGGAACGGGCCGCACCGAACAGCTGGCGGTGGGCCTGTCCGCACCGGCCGGCCCGACGGCCGCGGCCACCGCCTACCGCCAGGCCGAAGCGGCCCTCCACGTCGCCCGGCGCCGCGGCCGCACCCTGGTCGAGCACGAGGACGTCGCGGCGGGGTCGGTGCTGCCGCTGCTGGCCGACGACGCCGTACGGGCCTTCGCCGACGGGCTGCTGCGGGCGCTGCGGGAGCACGACGCGACCGGGCGCGGCGATCTGGTGGCATCGCTGCGGGCCTGGCTCGCCCGGCACGGCCAGTGGGACGCGGCCGCCGCCGACCTGGGCGTCCACCGCCATACGCTGCGCTACCGGATGCGACGGGTGGAGGAGATCCTGGGCCGCTCGCTGGACGATGCGGACGTGCGGATGGAGCTGTGGCTGGCGCTCAAGGCGACCTCGGCGCCGCCCGAGGAGTGA